The region TTTGACCATTAGTTTTAGCCTGAACACTGCAGATCAACATTGAGATTTTTACTGCCTTTCTAAATGGACACGTCAGCAACCCATGTAATCCCTGGTGTGCAATCCCACAGTGATGGTaattatttgtcctatgccacaCAGTTCCATACATGTCACATATGAGGCTACAATATTCAGTTCATAGGAGACATGGTCCACCTGTGGAAACTGGTGTTTTTGAACTGAGGTTTAAAATATTGGGAGAAAGCCCAAATTGTAAAATACGTGCGTCATTTGGATTGACTTTGACATGGAGCTAAATTTGGACTATACAGACTTTACCTTACTGCCCAGGATGGTGGGAAAACTAAAGTACCAGCACTGAGTGATGTTCCACAAACTGCAACCCATGTCCACATCTTCCTTGTCCTCTCCTGTTTTATCTTGATCAAAGATAGTCTGATTCACTGACTTTTCCACAGATATACCAGCCAGGAGGTGGGCTTGAATGATGTAGAGGAGGCACCAACCCAGCTAGTAACTTGTTTCCTCCATTATTCAAGCCATGTAAAGACTGACTAAATAAATATAaagaaagaaagtcttgcatcTATATGGCATTTTTCACAACCACCTGATGTCTCAAAACGCATTAtcgccattgaagtacttttgtaatgagtcactgttgaaatgtaggaaatttGGCAGCCAACTTAAACACAGCAATCTcccaaatagcaatgtgataatgaccagctaatctgtttttgtgatgttgattgagggataaatattggccaggacaacaaggataactcccctgctctttgaaatagtgcaatgggaaCTTTTGCATCCACCCGAGTGGGCAGATGAGGTCTTGATTTAACGTCTCTCCCAAAAgttagcacctctgacagtgcagcactccctcagaactgcactggagtgtcccccttaatttttgtgctcaagccctggagtgggctTGTGATTCAGAGACGTGGGccctacccactgaaccacaatGGTGGATTTAGGAGGCTCTTCACTATTTGGTGGGTAGAGTGGGGAGAGCAACAGATTTATTCTAGACTAGAGAATAAAAGTTTGCGTCATTTTTATTGTGTTACTTTAGAAGCATATAGTTAAATGTCTAATTCAAAACCACATGCAACTTTGTGCTTTGCAGTATACAACATTGATGAAATGTGTTTACTTTGGGTATTTGATGTTATAGTAAGTGTTTGCTGTGTTTCTTAACCTATTATTGCAGATTTCTGAGATGCCCAAACCAGATTTCATGTCTAAAACGCTGGAAGAGTTGAATATTGGAACATACAAGAACATTGCAGTGGTGAACAAAAACACTCCCATTTATGTGGCTTTGGGAATCTTTGTGGAAAAGAGAGTGTCTGCGTTGCCTGTTGTGGATGAATCCGGTAAAATTAAATTCTTATTTTTAACCACCATCTCAACACACTTGACTATAGTATTCGTTACCTGCATGCACAAGTAGAGCAGAATATGTCAAAAGTTAGCTGTAACTGCAGATCAACACCGCAACTTCTCAATAATAACTAAGTAATTCTTACTAATGTAATGAAATTTAGTTTCAATGcccttttaactttttttttgtataTGCTTTATTTATACAGGTTAGGCATCACAATGTTGAGGTTGGCTGGTGAGGATAGTAAAATATGCATCAGTATGGATAATTAATTAAAGAGGAAAATTGACTGGAATAGCCTCAATTTATTTGACTGTAATTCGCTCAAGTGTGTCTTTCTCTACTACTTTAAACAAATCTGGCCTAAATGAACAAATCCTGAGAACCGTAACTTTACTTGGTCCTTATGGAAAATGTACGTGACACCTCTTGAAATAAATAATGAATACAGTTCTAATTCAAAGAGATTCACTTGGTAACTATTGTAGCAGTGAATAGAGAAGCCCAGACAAATTCTTTGCACTCTTCAACTTAATCGCTACCAAGTACTCAAATTATTAATTTCAATATTCTCCTGGCCTGAGGAGTACCTCCTGTTTTATCCTGATTGTTCCTGTCTTTCCCTGTACAGGGCGAGTGGGGGATATCTACTCGAAGTTTGATGTCATTGTAAGTATCTTACAGTGACTTAACTAGATGTTCTTTTTATTGCTCTGCAACTGTTCTCTAATTACAAGTTTGTGCTTTAGAACCTGGCTGCAGAGAAGACCTACAACAACCTGGACATTACTGTAACAAAAGCACTGCTGCACCGCTCACAGTACTTCGAAGGTGTACTGAAATGTTACAAGCATGAAACGCTTGAGACAATTATCAACCGACTCGTGGAGGCAGAGGTACAGGCAAAGAAGCTTGAAAAGAAAAACTAATAAAACCATTTACTGTTTAAAATTGTGGGTCAAATGCATGTCAGCCTCGTACtaaattttcaaaattttttCCCCCTGCCTGCCCCCTCCCTAGAAAATGCTAACCTTATtgggatatagttccaagacCACAGAACAGCCTCCAGTTCATCTGCCAAGAGGCCCATTCTTCCTGTGTGAGTCCAGTCAGGGTCATTAGATAGTGGATAGGAGTGGCAACCTTGGCTCATTTCTAAaatctcctcatccccctccatgtttggaagcactgagggcaaaTTTAGTCACTCCCAGCTCCTGCAGTACAGACAGGGAATTGAACTTGGGATCTTCCAGGTTCACTTCATTCAACTCTGCACTGGGGCAGGCACGGAGCCTGTTGTCTTTGCAGCAACCTCTTGTGGTGTTGAGAATTTGAAATAGTACAAGCCATATCCTTTGCAGCCCCATTGCCTGAAACTTGTATCTGGAAGAGCTCTGAATCACGAGCAGTTTTGCTTTAATGGGATAATTCACTGTTAAGCTACTCCAGGAAAACTGTAAAACTTGGCGTGAATTGGAGTGTGTTGAAGACAGCCAGCTGGTTATATAATTGCTGTTGTTGCACTTAACCTCTTCCTACCAGGCTTTGCAAGCAGGAACATCTCCAGCATGGTTTTAAATGCTGCTGAGAGAAGTGTGCTTTGACTGCCTGTTCAAAAAATGAAATAGCAAAGCTATTAAATGGCTCTTTACaaatgggataaaaaaggggataaaactacaaatgaatgaataaaaaataagtggttaaaaaataaaaatgaatgtagaaaacaaaggattaaaaaagggggtgaggatgggggagagagttcatggtctgaagttgttgaagttaatgttaagtctggaaggctataaagtgcctaatcggaagatgagatgctgttcctcccgtttgctttgagcttcactggaacattgcagcaggccaaggacggacatgtgggcatgagagtaggacggggtgttaaaatggcaagcgacagggaggtctgggtcatgcttgcagacagaccgaaggtgttccacaaagcagtcacccagtctgcgtttggggtctccaatgtagaggagaccgcattgggagcagcgaatgcagtagactaaattgcaGGATGTGCAagttgaagtgctgcttcacctgaatagagtgtttgggcccttggacagtgaggagagaggagtgagagaacaagttcagccaggcggaggagagtggtggtgattgttcggacctctgttcaggaaagaagcggagagccctcagaccatcctattgggggatggaggtgtaaagggattggacgtccatggtgaaaaggaggcggttagggccagggaactggaaattgttaatatgatgtagggcaccagaggaatcacagatgtaggtgggatgCTCCTGTCGAGCACTTAGGGACATCTTATTACGTTAAAGGCGCTACGTAAAAGCAAGTTATTGTATTCGCAGTCTTGTTTCTCTTCTTTCTCTGAAAGGAAGTAACCAGTGTATGAAATAAATGACTTCACTGATTGTGTTCAACGATCTATAAAAGTGGATTTATACGAATTCAAACTTCTAGCTTTTCCTTTTGTTGTTGTAACACTCCCTCGGATTTTATTTGGATAAGTAAGAGACTGAAGCTGTTTAACTGGTGCATCAATCTCATTTCACCCTCCCATATCCCTGAACATTGCAATAACCCATCTGCCCAGATCCCATTGATCACTTAAGGAATTCCTCCAGAAGGCAGCACCAGAGGTAAAAGATGCAGATTGAGTTTTGTGCTTTAAGACTCTGCTGACTAAGAATCAAGTGCTCCCTCTACCCAAGTATTTGGCACAAATATTGCAATCTCTTTTCCAAATTCTGTGATGATAGAAGTGAGATTGTGTTTTTTTCCTATTTATTCCATTTTCCTTTCAACGAAATTTAGTGTTAAATTCTTGAATTTTTTCATTGTTTAACATACCAATTGAGAACGTTGTTGATCTTGTTGGAGACTTGAACAGAACATGCACATTCCAGCAAATACCATACGGCATGACGGAAGGAATGCCTCATTACTAACTTCAGTTAAAACTCATGCAAGGGACAGAGTATCTTTCACTTCATTGAGCAGAAATTGGTAAAATCTCAAATTTCAAGGTTCCAGAATGACTGCAATCCATGTTTCTTTGAAACCTTGTGAATCCTGCCTTGTACAGAAGTATCCATGGAACATTCCAGCTAGCCAGGAAGCACATCCTTTCCAGCATTGATGAGCTGAAAAAACAAAGCAACTTGGCAGCTCTCAAGCTTTGCCATGTTTGTTCATCCCAGTTGCAATCTGTTGTTTTTCTCCTTGAAAATGTGATATCTGCCCAGCACACACTGCCCTATGGAGGGAGAAACCTAGCATGGTTCCTTCCTCCAGAGCGCTGGAATGCATCACTAccttggtggagggagggaagagagctGGAACTGTATCAAGATGTGTGAAACCCAGAGGCTTTTCCAAAAAAAAGATTGCTTTTAGTCTAGCGACATGAGCTGGTAAGCTATTGCTAAGCAGCATTCATTTATAATGGATTGAACCATTTTCCTGTCCTCCTCATAGATTCTTCACAATAACCACTTGTTGCTGATCAGGTCTTTCCCTGTTTGTAGGTTCATCGGTTAGTGGTGGTTGATGATAATGATGTGGTAAAGGGGATTGTTTCGCTCTCTGACATTCTGCAGGCACTGGTGCTGACCAGCGGAGGCAAGTATACACTCTGTATGATCCAGTTGTTAAAAGTAGGCAGGGATACAATTGTGGCTCTTAATCTCTGTCCCCCTGAGCATTTGGTGTAATAAACTGCAGTCATTGTTCTTGCTGAGGAGTGTGGACAGACTCTGCTTATCCAGATACTGATTGCCGAGAATAACGTTTTCTTTCAGGCAAAACTTTGTTTGCCTTGGGTATAAGATGGCCTGTATATGTTTTTCCCATTGTGTGATAAAACACAAATCAAGAGCAAGTTATCAAGAAATATTCATTTGTTAAACCCTGATCGTGCCCTGTCTGGGTGTGCGTGTCCGTCTGTGTCTAAGATTCATATGATAGCCAAAGAACTCCCTTGAGGTGGAGCACATTCTACTGTACTACATTATCATTTCACTGAATTTACAAATGGAATACATTAGTATTGCAGTTTTTGCCACCATGTGGATACTTATATGGTTACTACTGTATTAAATGGACCTGTACGAAAAAAGGTCTGTCTCGTCATTCTCATTAAAGATTGATTCCAGTGCTGTGGTTAGCTGGCTGTTGAAAAATTTGTTGGAATGTGACCCAGTATATTTATCATCAATATTTTCGCCCTCTGCCTCACTTCAGTAATGTTTTATTTAAGACTCTAACTCCAGAATATACTGTGAGTTTGGCATATCTGACAGCACAAAACGATAAAGCATGAAGTAAAGTTActtttatttttccttagataaTTCTTCATGCAAGCTTGGACAGTGAGAGATATGTGTAAAGTGCACCAGCAACGTCTTCCCCACGTAGAGACCTCACCAGCCTTGGAAGTCTTTTGTCTGAGAATATGCACCCATGGTGGCACAATGTTTTTCACCAGCACAATGCTGTTCCATAAAATAGAGAAGGACCCTGGCTACTGCTCCTATTTTGGTTAAACTTTGAAATGTTTCACACCTTTCTACATAAAGCCATTGACTTTCTGTGCCCACTGAAATGACACTGCAGGTCAGGTCAGAGGAACTGAATCTTTTGTTCTTTTAATTATCCCATCCTACCTCAGGTGGATAGCTTTTCGAAGTGTATTAACGTGGCTGATTATTTCATTATCTGAACATCACTTTTTTTTGTACTTGATTTAATTTGATTATCTGTTCTGTACTAGATGTTATCATCCAATTGTTGTAACCAGAGCAGCTTGATACAGTGACACCACTGCTTTTATTCACTGTTCTTAGCTCAAATGTGCGCAAAACTCTGAGCGATACAAACATAATTACCAAAAACCAGATTGCATGAACGCAGTGTAATGGTCTTTTTGACTGAGCTGTTGATAAGAGTCCAGTACCTGGTTTCTCGGATGACTTCTTCCGACACCTCTCTTTGTGATGTGTCACTTTATGCTTTACAATGTGCTGTGTCTTTCACACCAAAAAAAACATCACAAGTAATTATTTTGATGGCCTGATTTGCATGGTTAGATTATttttgcacttctggctgaaacaCGATTGAGGGGTGTGGATGTGTGCCTCTCTTTCCTAGAGCCTCCCTTCAAGTGCAGTTAAAGAAATGCATTTCAAGCTGAGAGTATTTCTTCTCTGAGCTCCTTTTATTTGAACATTATTCAACAACAGCTTTCCGTTTAAAATTTCTGTAATTATTTCATTTCTTAAAATCACTTGCTATTTAAGGCAGTAACTTAGTTTCAGATAGGCTGATTCCAAAATGGTCCTAATATGCAAAGTTGATTTTGACTTTTCAAAACTGCAAATCATTGGGAAGAATGACCAGCCCCGCAGCTCAAAAGAAGTCTGAAGACCAAAGCAAATATGAAATTGATTAAGTATTGTGACAACCAAATTGTATTTCTTCATGCATTGGAAAACGGTGATCGCAGATGTTTTAATTCTGGGCTTGAATCTCATTTTTGTTGCGTATAATTTTTCCAATGTCATTTAATTACTCGTGGATTTGAGggtcagaatttttttttctcatttctagTCTGGACGGAGATTTGATTTGATGACCGGCTCCTGTACTGCTAATGAACCAGGTTGGAAGTGTTGCTCATGGTTAAAATTCCAATTGGGAAAACGTTTGCTTTTATTAGCTTAAATTCTGGTTGGACCCAGagtttttctttttattctttcatggggtgtgggtgtcgcagaccagaccagcatttgttgcccatccctaatcgcccctGAGCTGAGTCACTTAAGAggcattaagagtcagccacattgctgtgggtctggagtcacatataggccagaccaggtaaggacggcagatttccttccctaaaggacattagtgaaccagataggttttttttacaacaatcgatgataatggtcaccatttctgagactagctttatattccagaattcattaattgaatttaaattccaccagctgtggtgatgggatttgaacccatgtccccaggacattagtctgggcctctggattactagtccagtgacattatcactatgccactatcTGCCCAGGGCGACATGTAAGAATCTCACACTACACCATGTAAGCTTTGATCTAATTGTGTGCAATGAGTATGGTAGTGTTCTGTgctgtttttaattttttaatgagGTGATAGTTTGCAAGATTGGTGGCTGTACCTGGAATCTTGGACATTCTGATATGGCAATGCAGATGTTCCAGCACAATTGGATACAATAGGACCTTCTAGTGATACATTTTAGAAAGTTGCTGATGTCTAAGCAGACAGGGTCAGGGGTGCTGTTAATAAGACAGAGGCAAAAATGCAAACTCTTTGTTTGGACTGATGAGCCAGTGGGATCTGATGAGATTACAGCTACTGTTACGAAACAGCAAAATGTAGGGTTGATCAGTGCCTAAGTTGCAAGGAACCCTAATTCTTATAGTTGTCAGTATCTCAGTTTATGGTCTGCAACTATTCTTTCACCActatccccgcccccccccccacctcactccaggAAAAACAGTATGGTTTCACTCCTCCAAAGGATCTGTTGGAATGAGGCATGATCTTGTTACAAGGCAAGCCAATTTGAATTGTAACTTCATAACTGTAAGTTAATTGTAACTTAATAGGAAAAAAATTACGGATTTTTTATGCTGCATGTGCACATATAGGTTCTGAGTAATGTTGACTCCAGTCATTCTCTTGACACGGTTATGCAATAAGTTGCTGTAAATGTACAACATGAACATTGGATCTAAATTTTGTTGAGGTGATTGAGTTGAAAATGTCAGAAGTGAACGTGAACAAATTCCCTGTTTGGTGTGACCTTCAGACAAAAAGCCCCATAGATCTTGTCAAGGGAACCACATGAATATTATTTTCTCTCCAATTTCCTTCAGCTTAACCCCTGCCCCCTTCCTTTCTCTCCTGAAGATGTTGCTTCTAGCTGGAGTGTAGTGCTGGGACCCCTTCAGAACTTTGCTCAAGTGGCCATCCCTCATGTATGAGCCTAGTGGTGGGCTATTCACAGCCAAGGTCAGTCCTGTCCCTGCCCAATGATCATGCGTGAATCATAGTGATCAGATTGACAGTCCTggatttctcccccttccctatcCCTGGGAGTATAGCATCCATTCCAGGTTTTAACAAGAGCGTGACTCTTGATTCAACGTAGTTTTAAAATTTATGGTGTGTTTTATTTGTGGCATTATAAAAATGTAATTTAGGAAAGAATATGGACCACTTTCAAGTAAACCCCATGCAGATAGCCAGTAATCCACACTGCAGTTCTGACTGCTTAATTCTGGGACGTTGACACAAGGCTTCTCCAATAGAAATAGTTGATTATTGCTGAAACCAGCACACTAGACTGGACAATCACCAGCAGCATTTCTGAAAGCAACACTGAAAACTGTGTTTTCAATTGTTGGGCTGATGAATTACAGATTACACGTAATTAGTGGTACACGTCTAAACAACTTTTGAGAACTAAATTGGTGGCATTTAATGCTGTATTTAACTGTCAGACCTTTGCAATGATGCCACTAAAGAAAAAAGGCGGGCTTGCATTTCATGACACCTTTTATGACCACAGGCTGTCCCTAAGCGTTTTACAActtatgaagtacttttgaagtgtagtcactgtttgtaATGTAGATACAGGTCTAACCTGGATACAGAGGTCTACATCAGCCACTGATTTGAGCTAATCTGTTGCTGGGTATCTAGTTCCTGGGATCCCGAAATGCTTGAACTCCGGATAGGGATTGCGGATCAGATGTGAAAAGGGAAACAAGTGGCAAAATTTGATATTTCCAGACTGAAAATTTTTACTCATTTTAAAGTTTGTCTTTCCTTATTCGCTTTTCCCCTCTTGTTTTTTGGCCTTCTATTACTGCTGCTTCCCGCTGTCACAGTGGTTCTTGTGTGGGCCTCCAGGTGATATGTTGGGTGAGCTTGGCAAGCTCATCAGTTGACTGGGATTGGGGGTAGATCAATGGTGAAGCTATCAATGATAGTAAATGTCTTCAAAGCTCCACTCATCCTGACCCCTCGCTGTGGAGTCAGAGGGACTGTAAGGAAGCACCAAAGTTTTTAAAGGAAAAGtacattaaaatatttttttggCCTGAAAAGAATCTTTTCCTTAAATGTACTAAGCAACCTCACTCACATCCTTGTAACATTGTTTCCTGAAGTAAACTTGCCAATTGTGTGCCATTTATGCATTGCTCTGTAGACTGTCtggatttctgtttttaaaacatttttctaGTGTTTTGTTAAATTGTTTTATATGATGTTGAATGTGTTTTGTTCATTAATGTAATACCATAAagtttcagtttttaaaaaaattgcaatGGAATCAATGTGAACTTAAAGTGCAGTGGTTATTTCCTCATAGAATCAAATTGATATTTATTCCGATCATAGTCCAAACCTTTCTCTAGTAGAATAGTGTTTACACTCCTTTTGCATTTACTTGTGAAGATTTGAAATCTCACTGAAAGAGGTATTGATTGTAACATAGtcaaaactaaaataaaattCTTCAAAACATGTCACTTATTTTCAGGATTTCTGACTTACCCACTCCATCCTCAGCTAATAACGATGTGATTTATTTTTGCTTAATGTGCTTGTTATGATTGAGGGACCAATGCAAGTGAGTGCACTTAAGAATAAAAAAGAGTCACTCGTAAGATGGCCACCTGAATTTTGGAGGAAACTGGCGTGCCTGGAGCTCATTTCTGAATGCCATACGTGtgactgatcctgtgtgtgtgtggcattacAATGTGTAATGGTTTCTGAAATGCTGCATTGGGTTGAACTCTTAGACTGCACCCAACATTGTGCTAATCCAGCAGAATGGCACCTTCTCTTAGTTGGAGGCAGGAGAGTCAAACCGGAGTACAATTTAATAGTGAATTTATGCTATTGCAAGCACCAATGTGAAACTGCTAACAAACACAGGTCATGGTAGGTCATGAATATTTTTGTGCTTTAAATGAAGTACTGTTGACTCAGTTTTCATAGTAAATGTCCTATGTATATTCTAACACACCTCTAGCCAACTTTCCACATCCTATCCTCTAAACTTGGCATCATTTAAAACTCTGTGGCCCATATCTTAATTcgtaccaaatcccattcacctatcGCTCCTGTTCTCACTGACTGACATTGGATCCTGGTTAAGCAGctcaattttaaagttctcagcctccttttcaagtccctccacagcctcacccctccctatctctaatctcctccagccctgcaaccctccaagatatctgcactcatctcaTTCTGGTCTCTGGAACATCCTTGATTTTATCGCTCCACTTTGGTGGCCACAtcttcagttgccttggccctaagttctggaattccctccatcaacctctccacccctctatcTCGCTTCCCTcctctaagacactccttaaaacctacctctttgaccaagcttttggccatttgcCCTAACaccaccttatgtggctcagtgtcgaaTTATGATTTAGTGCTCCTGCAAAGTGCTGCGGGCCATTTTATTGTTAAAGCGCTATGTAAATTCAAATTGTTATGTAGTGTGACACTTAAGTGTTGCATTCTTCCAACTTGGTGTGGACAATGTCACAAGAGACCTGCTAGTCTAATACAATATATAAAAAATTGTATGTCAGTTGGCCTTGTTGCACTTGCTAGGCCACTTTCTTGTTAGTGATAAAAGGCAGACGTTAAAGGGCAAAGAATAGACACAGATCAAATATCGCATGGAAAAGGATTGT is a window of Carcharodon carcharias isolate sCarCar2 chromosome X, sCarCar2.pri, whole genome shotgun sequence DNA encoding:
- the LOC121273266 gene encoding 5'-AMP-activated protein kinase subunit gamma-1 isoform X2, translated to MKSHRCYDLVPTSSKLVVFDTSLQVKKAFFALVSNGVRAAPLWDSKTQSFVGMLTITDFINILHRYYKSPLVQIYELEEHKIETWREVYLQDSFKPLVSISPNASLYDAVSSLIKNKIHRLPVVDPLTGNTLYILTHKRILKFLKLFISEMPKPDFMSKTLEELNIGTYKNIAVVNKNTPIYVALGIFVEKRVSALPVVDESGRVGDIYSKFDVINLAAEKTYNNLDITVTKALLHRSQYFEGVLKCYKHETLETIINRLVEAEVHRLVVVDDNDVVKGIVSLSDILQALVLTSGDNSSCKLGQ